A window of the Eulemur rufifrons isolate Redbay chromosome 6, OSU_ERuf_1, whole genome shotgun sequence genome harbors these coding sequences:
- the LOC138383934 gene encoding tripartite motif-containing protein 43-like translates to MDSEITRVFQRELTCPLCLNYLLDPVTIDCGHSFCRPCLCLFWEEAQTHGSCPECRKPSQQKDVKTNIVLKNLVSIAKKASLLQFLCSEEQMCGTHKEKKKMFCEVDKSLLCLLCSNSQDHGAHRHCPTEVAAEDHREKILKQMSSLWRKIQENHRNLHEEKMLILPWIGYVSLRERIIREEYRKLPPALQEEEKHHIERLRKESQEIFQQLNTSAAKKDEKRKQLKEMYRTLVEMCQKPDVELLQDFGDILTRSESVHKHLPQPVKPELSAVPITGLLDRLNCFRVEISFHNEITHHNIRLFDDVRSLILRPHYEDASLNSNGSNCFAMRGVQAFTSGKHYWEMDVDDSTDWAVGVCKDSWIRKNGTLLQSKDIFLLLCVKEDNHYTLFTTSPMVPHYVEKPLGRVGVFLDLESGNVSFLNVAKSSLIWKYPAGSFSFPVRPLFLTGHR, encoded by the exons ATGGACTCAGAAATCACACGAGTCTTCCAGAGAGAACTcacctgtcccctctgcctcaACTACCTTTTAGACCCAGTCACCATAGACTGTGGCCACAGCTTTTGcaggccctgcctctgcctcttctgGGAAGAAGCCCAGACTCATGGATCTTGCCCAGAGTGTAGGAAGCCATCACAGCAGAAAGACGTCAAAACCAATATTGTTCTCAAGAATCTAGTGTCCATTGCTAAAAAAGCCAGCCTCTTGCAATTCCTGTGCTCTGAGGAGCAAATGTGTGGGACCcacaaggagaagaagaagatgTTCTGTGAAGTGGACAAGAGCCTGCTGTGTTTGCTCTGCTCTAACTCCCAGGACCATGGGGCTCACAGACACTGTCCAACTGAAGTGGCAGCTGAGGACCACCGG GAGAAGATCTTAAAGCAGATGAGTTCTTTATGGAGAAAGATCCAAGAAAATCATAGAAATCTACATGAGGAAAAGATGCTAATCCTCCCATGGATT GGCTATGTGTCTCTACGGGAAAGGATCATCAGGGAAGAGTATAGGAAGCTGCCTCCAGCTCTCCAAGAGGAAGAGAAACACCATATAGAGAGACTGAGAAAGGAAAGCCAAGAGATTTTTCAGCAACTTAATACAAGTGCAGccaaaaaggatgaaaagaggAAACAACTAAAAGAAATGTATAGGACACTGGTGGAAATGTGCCAGAAACCAGATGTGGAGCTGCTCCAG gaTTTCGGAGATATACTGACAAG GAGTGAGTCCGTGCACAAGCACCTGCCCCAGCCTGTGAAGCCAGAGCTCAGTGCAGTGCCCATCACCGGACTGCTGGACAGGCTCAACTGCTTCCGAG TGGAGATTTCCTTCCATAATGAAATAACCCATCACAATATCAGGCTGTTTGATGATGTGAGAAGCTTGATACTTAGACCTCATTATGAAGATGCATCTTTGAATTCTAATGGATCTAACTGCTTTGCTATGAGGGGAGTCCAGGCCTTCACCTCCGGGAAGCATTACTGGGAGATGGATGTAGACGACTCTACGGACTGGGCTGTAGGAGTCTGTAAAGATTCCTGGATAAGGAAGAATGGCACCTTGCTGCAGTCTAAGgacatatttcttcttttatgtgtGAAGGAGGATAATCACTACACTCTCTTCACCACCTCCCCGATGGTTCCTCACTATGTGGAGAAACCTCTGGGCCGGGTTGGTGTGTTTCTTGATTTGGAGAGTGGGAATGTGAGCTTTTTGAATGTTGCCAAGAGTTCCCTCATATGGAAGTACCCTGCtggctccttctctttccctgtcAGGCCTCTCTTTCTCACTGGCCACAGATGA
- the LOC138384810 gene encoding tripartite motif-containing protein 64C-like: MDSDTLQTFQKELTCAICMNYFIDPITIDCGHSFCRPCLCLYWEESQNPMRCPECREISEKTNFKTNFVLKKLAALARQARPHQVHRSEEQICVEHKEVKGLFCEAEKTLLCGPCSEAPEHVTHGHHPVEQAAEQCREELIKTMDSLWKMTQETQNDLNQESSKTQLLAEYVALRKVIIQLQYQKMHLFLLEEEQLHLEALDREADGIFQQLQDSEVRMTQHKERMTDMYRELTEMCHQPDMELLQDLGNVLERNQLVQTQKPQPVNPELTSWRITGLLDMLNNFRVDNPLSMEMASCYIRLSEDLRSVIFGDERHSAPWELQTAESFAAWGAQAFTSGRHYWEVDVTHSSSWVLGVCKDSWAQATSIIIDSQDAFLLFSLKGSNGYRLSTNSPPLAQCVQRPLGRVGVFLDYDTGTVSFCDVYKAALIYSFLPSSFSCPLRPFLYLCSP, translated from the exons atgGATTCAGACACCTTGCAAACCTTCCAGAAGGAACTCACCTGCGCCATCTGCATGAACTACTTCATAGACCCCATCACCATAGACTGTGGGCACAGCTTTTGcaggccctgcctctgcctctacTGGGAGGAATCCCAGAATCCAATGCGCTGCCCTGAGTGCAGGGAAATATCGGAGAAGACAAACTTCAAAACTAATTTTGTACTCAAGAAGCTGGCTGCCCTTGCCAGGCAGGCCAGACCTCACCAGGTCCACCGCTCCGAGGAGCAGATCTGTGTAGAGCACAAGGAGGTGAAGGGCCTCTTCTGCGAGGCTGAGAAGACACTGCTCTGTGGGCCCTGCTCCGAGGCACCAGAGCATGTGACTCATGGCCACCACCCAGTAGAACAGGCTGCTGAGCAGTGCCGG GAGGAACTTATAAAGACAATGGACTCTTTATGGAAAATGACTCAGGAAACACAAAACGATCTAAATCAAGAAAGTAGCAAAACTCAGTTATTAGCG GAGTATGTGGCCTTGAGGAAGGTGATAATCCAACTTCAGTATCAGAAGATGCATCTGTTTCTCCTTGAGGAGGAGCAACTGCACCTGGAGGCACTGGACAGAGAAGCAGACGGGATTTTCCAACAACTCCAAGACAGTGAAGTGAGAATgacccaacacaaagaaaggatGACAGACATGTACAGAGAGCTGACTGAGATGTGCCACCAGCCCGACATGGAGCTGCTCCAG GACTTGGGAAATGTATTGGAAAG GAACCAGTTAGTGCAGACGCAGAAGCCCCAGCCTGTGAACCCAGAGCTCACTTCGTGGCGCATCACTGGACTCCTGGACATGCTGAACAACTTCAGAG TGGACAATCCTCTGAGTATGGAAATGGCCAGTTGCTATATCCGCCTTTCTGAGGACCTGAGAAGTGTGATATTTGGAGATGAACGTCACAGTGCACCCTGGGAGCTCCAGACGGCAGAGAGCTTTGCTGCATGGGGAGCTCAGGCCTTCACCTCGGGCAGGCATTACTGGGAAGTGGATGTGACACACTCCTCCAGCTGGGTTCTGGGCGTCTGCAAAGATTCCTGGGCACAAGCTACCAGTATTATTATTGATTCTCAGGATGcgtttttgctgttttctttaaaGGGGAGCAATGGTTATCGTCTCTCCACCAACTCCCCACCCTTAGCTCAGTGTGTGCAAAGGCCTCTGGGTCGGGTTGGGGTGTTTCTGGATTATGACACTGGAACAGTGAGCTTCTGTGATGTTTATAAAGCTGCCCTCATATATagtttcctcccttcctccttctcttgccCTCTCAGACCTTTCCTTTACCTATGTTCCCCATGA